In Micromonospora sp. WMMD980, the following are encoded in one genomic region:
- a CDS encoding flavoprotein → MSEAPVLHLVVCAAPPAQRVGELAELLAADGWRVCLIATPTAASWLDRDALAAQTGHPVRAEWRRPGDPEPHPPAHAAAVVPATFNTLNKWATGASDTLALGVLNELLGTGLPIHVFPRVNAALSAHPAYAPNLKLLRDAGVVVHDGDVLRAPEEMTPSRWAAVVDALRPARRPTTGPVEW, encoded by the coding sequence ATGAGTGAAGCGCCGGTGCTGCACCTGGTCGTCTGCGCCGCTCCCCCGGCCCAGCGGGTCGGCGAACTCGCCGAGCTGCTCGCCGCCGACGGCTGGCGGGTCTGCCTGATCGCCACCCCGACCGCCGCGAGCTGGCTCGACCGCGACGCGCTCGCCGCGCAGACCGGTCATCCGGTACGCGCCGAGTGGCGCCGTCCCGGCGACCCCGAACCGCACCCGCCGGCCCACGCCGCCGCGGTCGTGCCGGCGACCTTCAACACGCTGAACAAGTGGGCGACCGGGGCGAGCGACACGCTGGCCCTGGGCGTCCTCAACGAGCTGCTCGGCACCGGCCTGCCGATCCACGTCTTTCCCCGGGTGAACGCCGCGCTGTCGGCGCATCCCGCCTACGCGCCGAACTTGAAGTTACTGCGGGACGCGGGCGTGGTGGTGCACGACGGGGACGTGCTGCGTGCGCCGGAGGAGATGACGCCGAGCCGCTGGGCAGCCGTGGTCGACGCGCTGCGCCCTGCCAGGCGGCCTACGACTGGTCCCGTCGAGTGGTAA
- a CDS encoding DUF6082 family protein, producing the protein MPGLRMVTSLARRSATPTALLLAVLAVLVAVLLTPLGLLWIGDRPGYDWPLLGNVGQAYGAASAILAALALIGVVVSLIVQAREAKAAREQALRALHTDLLKMAIDDPDLLECWGPIEESTDLGWFRKHVYSNLIVTHWQLMWEVDTLSEPHLEVLADQFFKGAAGRRFWAEARGPRMKAETSRRARRFTLVMDRRYQMAVTAGPAADAAAARPAPGDPLPNRPAVHLARGVLLGGGLALAGGYLARRLTTRRDQS; encoded by the coding sequence GTGCCCGGACTGCGGATGGTCACCAGCCTCGCTCGCCGGTCGGCAACGCCCACCGCACTCCTGCTCGCCGTGCTGGCCGTCCTCGTCGCGGTGCTCCTCACCCCGCTCGGCCTGCTCTGGATCGGTGACCGTCCCGGCTACGACTGGCCCCTGCTCGGCAACGTCGGCCAGGCATACGGCGCTGCCTCCGCTATCCTCGCCGCCCTTGCGCTCATCGGGGTGGTCGTCTCCCTGATCGTGCAGGCGCGCGAGGCCAAGGCGGCTCGGGAGCAGGCCCTCCGGGCGCTGCACACCGACCTGCTCAAGATGGCCATCGACGACCCCGACCTGTTGGAGTGCTGGGGCCCGATCGAGGAGTCGACCGATCTGGGCTGGTTCCGAAAGCACGTCTACAGCAATCTGATCGTGACCCACTGGCAGCTCATGTGGGAGGTGGACACGCTCAGCGAGCCCCACCTCGAGGTGCTGGCCGACCAGTTCTTCAAGGGCGCCGCCGGGCGACGCTTCTGGGCGGAGGCGAGGGGCCCGCGGATGAAGGCCGAGACGTCGCGCCGTGCCCGGCGCTTCACGCTGGTCATGGACCGGCGCTATCAGATGGCTGTCACGGCGGGTCCGGCAGCCGATGCGGCGGCTGCCCGCCCGGCACCTGGCGACCCGTTGCCCAACCGTCCTGCCGTGCACCTCGCGCGGGGTGTACTCCTCGGCGGTGGCCTGGCTCTGGCCGGCGGCTACCTGGCGCGGCGACTTACCACTCGACGGGACCAGTCGTAG
- a CDS encoding DUF6879 family protein, translating into MRDVLRAASAQRMSLPEYEADFYATVETVDGTILKTERLQTFREPGSPSWEAFAAGRWDEALRIAAQPNPELVQFFARLDTLGSGLHRLRIVELPLTPYLIWELNFLRFRAEAGERIRVLDAGAVSETERAHGRIPELMVAGSRAVYDVRYDETGLPVGAEKAVEPRVVEGCRSRILALLDEAEPFESFFYREVDGRTPSTSHL; encoded by the coding sequence ATGCGTGACGTTCTGCGGGCGGCTTCCGCGCAACGGATGAGCCTGCCCGAGTACGAGGCCGACTTCTACGCCACGGTGGAAACCGTGGACGGGACGATCCTCAAGACCGAGCGGCTCCAGACGTTCCGCGAGCCGGGCAGCCCGAGCTGGGAGGCATTCGCCGCCGGCCGGTGGGACGAGGCGTTGCGGATCGCCGCCCAGCCCAATCCCGAGTTGGTGCAGTTCTTCGCCCGTCTCGACACACTGGGCTCCGGGCTGCACCGCCTGCGGATCGTGGAGCTTCCTCTCACGCCGTACCTGATCTGGGAGCTGAACTTCCTCCGCTTCCGCGCCGAGGCGGGGGAGCGGATCCGCGTGCTCGACGCCGGGGCGGTGTCGGAGACGGAGCGGGCGCACGGCCGGATACCGGAGCTGATGGTGGCCGGCAGCCGCGCCGTCTACGACGTCCGCTACGACGAGACAGGGCTTCCGGTCGGTGCGGAGAAGGCCGTCGAACCCAGGGTCGTCGAGGGCTGCCGATCCCGGATTCTGGCGTTGCTCGACGAGGCTGAGCCGTTCGAATCGTTCTTCTATCGGGAGGTCGACGGCCGGACGCCCTCCACATCCCACCTGTAG
- a CDS encoding S-4TM family putative pore-forming effector: MTDRTDSLLRRQTEPTMMALLRAMSVCHSRAQRLDALRTSVSVVIAGAGAVVAFIGVSATAVTALGALWAVVNAFGLATWSRGQLRRAATIQEMFDVDLFGLPWNEVAAGKRVTAPEISRLDRAFRGTERYLRDYYEIPELPAPYDVLACQQQSLGWGARLRRRYAYTVLAAVAAWAATGVVYGVLAGLTVAHLLLAWFVPSLGALLLGVEIYRGQRDVAVERDRATAVLHDHITSAIRDPSAATDLLGLARQVQDLLFRTRCGQPRVPDWFFRRFHAADRVDFQSTMTGLDHLLNPG, translated from the coding sequence GTGACGGACCGGACTGATTCCCTGCTCAGACGGCAGACCGAGCCGACGATGATGGCGCTGCTGCGGGCCATGTCGGTCTGCCACAGCCGCGCCCAACGCCTCGACGCGCTGCGTACCTCGGTCTCCGTGGTCATCGCCGGCGCCGGCGCGGTAGTCGCCTTCATCGGCGTGTCGGCCACCGCCGTCACCGCGCTCGGCGCGCTCTGGGCCGTCGTCAACGCGTTCGGGCTCGCCACCTGGTCCCGCGGGCAACTCCGGCGGGCCGCCACCATCCAGGAGATGTTCGACGTCGACCTGTTCGGCCTGCCCTGGAACGAGGTCGCGGCCGGGAAGCGCGTCACCGCGCCCGAGATCAGCCGGCTCGACCGCGCGTTCCGGGGCACCGAACGCTACCTGCGCGACTACTACGAGATCCCGGAACTCCCCGCGCCCTACGACGTGCTCGCCTGCCAGCAACAGAGCCTCGGCTGGGGCGCCCGGCTGCGCCGCCGCTACGCGTACACCGTGCTCGCCGCCGTGGCCGCCTGGGCGGCGACCGGCGTCGTCTACGGCGTGCTCGCCGGCCTGACCGTCGCCCACCTGCTGCTCGCCTGGTTCGTGCCGTCGCTCGGCGCGCTGCTGCTCGGCGTCGAGATCTACCGCGGGCAACGCGATGTCGCCGTCGAACGCGACCGGGCCACCGCCGTCCTCCACGACCACATCACCTCGGCCATCCGTGACCCGTCGGCCGCCACCGACCTTCTCGGACTGGCCCGGCAGGTGCAGGACCTGCTGTTCCGCACCCGCTGCGGCCAGCCCCGCGTACCCGACTGGTTCTTCCGCCGGTTCCACGCCGCCGACCGGGTCGACTTCCAGTCCACCATGACCGGCCTCGACCACCTGCTGAACCCGGGGTGA
- a CDS encoding FAD-binding oxidoreductase, whose protein sequence is MTEEAGRFWAVVEDRCPGLLPERDAPLLHASLLRLLEGGDDRAGRLALLRVLGCAYRRFGLRPWHAAAVGGALLPAPGMGWWRAWRLVERAAARVGDGPAWWPVEVIDHDRAAEGVAVLTVRPWRRLPHRAGQALPVCTPRRPGRWRWLSPANVPRRDGTVELHVRAVASGGVSRSLVDEVRPGELLHLGAPQDSGLELVDGGGDLLLVAGGTGLAPLRALVEQVAEAPGGRRVTLIVGARTFADLYDAVALDKLQQAHDWLRIVPAFSDDPEAEPAEQGTAIALATYHHRPGQHVHVCGPPAMLAAARRWLSLAGVPAGRLHLPVIGDR, encoded by the coding sequence GTGACCGAGGAGGCGGGCCGGTTCTGGGCGGTGGTCGAGGATCGCTGCCCGGGGTTGCTGCCGGAGCGGGACGCGCCGCTGCTGCACGCGTCCCTGCTGCGGTTGCTGGAGGGCGGCGACGACCGGGCGGGGCGGCTGGCGCTGCTGCGGGTGCTCGGGTGCGCGTACCGGAGGTTCGGGCTGCGGCCCTGGCACGCGGCGGCGGTCGGCGGCGCGTTGCTGCCCGCGCCGGGGATGGGCTGGTGGCGGGCGTGGCGGCTGGTCGAGCGGGCCGCCGCGCGGGTGGGGGACGGCCCGGCCTGGTGGCCGGTCGAGGTGATCGACCACGACCGCGCCGCCGAGGGCGTGGCGGTGCTGACGGTACGGCCGTGGCGGCGGCTGCCGCACCGCGCCGGCCAGGCGCTGCCGGTGTGCACGCCGCGCCGGCCGGGGCGGTGGCGGTGGCTGTCGCCGGCAAACGTCCCCCGCCGGGACGGCACGGTCGAACTCCATGTCCGCGCCGTCGCGTCCGGGGGCGTCTCGCGAAGCCTGGTCGACGAGGTACGCCCCGGTGAGCTGCTGCACCTCGGCGCGCCGCAGGACTCGGGGTTGGAGCTGGTGGACGGGGGAGGCGACCTGCTGCTGGTGGCCGGCGGCACCGGGCTGGCGCCGCTGCGCGCCCTGGTGGAACAGGTCGCCGAGGCGCCGGGCGGGCGGCGGGTCACGTTGATCGTCGGCGCCCGCACGTTCGCCGACCTGTACGACGCGGTCGCGCTGGACAAGCTCCAGCAGGCCCACGACTGGCTGCGGATCGTGCCGGCGTTCTCCGACGACCCCGAGGCCGAGCCGGCGGAGCAGGGCACCGCGATCGCGTTGGCGACCTACCACCACCGGCCCGGCCAGCACGTGCACGTCTGCGGCCCGCCCGCCATGCTCGCCGCCGCCCGACGCTGGCTGAGCCTCGCCGGGGTGCCCGCCGGGCGGCTGCACCTGCCGGTGATCGGGGACCGGTGA
- a CDS encoding helix-turn-helix transcriptional regulator — translation MALKRQRLCQRRKALGFSQERLADTVGVERSTVVRWENAETDPHPWHRTRIAFALGVTLEQVDDMLADVSVAKRRGQAMANSNQDHDASSTAAARPELLSDVRSFLTDYLTPPTQPVQTLAHLRRSIRRIHDLYQRASYTSAARLLPDVLRQATALSDCPAGPDRRDACRLLAAAYLAAAKLAAKVGDGETALLSADRAANAARLSDDKALVAIAAYQAACGLLRMPGRAAEAEEITRSSIDRLAASGSTADPDLLSAHGALLLLAAVMSAGQGNTKESAQHLSQAERLAADLGTEQNRLWTAFGPTNVAIHSVSAAVHSRRADQALEVGSRLDTSRLPAVIVGRRAQVHIDLAAAAFMSTTDRPTAVLHLLEAERVAAEAVYANVQARAVLLDLMTRERRAATPGLRPLAERAGLLA, via the coding sequence GTGGCCCTGAAGCGGCAGCGGCTCTGTCAGCGGCGTAAGGCTCTCGGGTTCAGCCAGGAACGTCTCGCTGACACCGTCGGCGTGGAGCGGTCCACCGTGGTGCGGTGGGAGAACGCCGAGACGGACCCGCACCCCTGGCACAGAACCCGGATCGCCTTCGCCTTAGGCGTTACGCTCGAACAGGTCGACGACATGCTCGCCGACGTGTCAGTGGCCAAGCGCCGAGGACAAGCCATGGCAAACAGCAATCAGGACCACGACGCCAGCAGCACCGCCGCTGCCCGGCCGGAGCTTCTCAGCGACGTGCGGAGCTTCCTGACCGACTACCTCACGCCGCCGACCCAGCCAGTCCAAACCCTGGCCCACCTTCGACGCTCCATCCGACGCATCCACGATCTCTACCAGCGAGCGAGCTACACATCCGCTGCCCGCCTTTTGCCAGACGTACTGCGTCAGGCAACCGCATTGTCCGATTGCCCGGCAGGGCCCGACCGTAGAGACGCCTGTCGGCTTCTCGCCGCCGCCTATCTCGCAGCGGCCAAGCTCGCCGCCAAGGTCGGTGATGGAGAGACCGCCCTGCTCAGCGCCGACCGAGCCGCGAACGCCGCCAGGCTCAGCGACGACAAGGCCCTCGTCGCGATCGCGGCGTACCAAGCCGCCTGCGGCCTCCTGCGGATGCCGGGTCGAGCCGCCGAGGCCGAGGAAATCACGCGCAGCAGCATCGACCGCCTAGCCGCGAGTGGTTCGACAGCCGACCCCGACCTGCTGTCCGCCCATGGTGCGCTGCTCCTCCTCGCGGCCGTCATGTCCGCCGGACAGGGCAACACCAAGGAATCCGCTCAGCACCTGTCACAGGCGGAGCGGCTGGCCGCAGACCTCGGCACGGAACAGAACCGGTTATGGACCGCCTTCGGCCCGACGAACGTCGCCATCCATTCGGTCTCCGCCGCCGTCCACTCACGGAGAGCCGATCAGGCCCTCGAAGTTGGCTCGCGCCTCGACACGTCACGGCTGCCCGCCGTCATCGTGGGACGACGCGCTCAGGTGCACATCGACCTGGCCGCAGCGGCGTTCATGTCGACCACCGACAGGCCCACCGCCGTACTGCATCTCCTCGAAGCCGAGCGGGTAGCCGCAGAGGCGGTGTACGCCAACGTGCAAGCACGAGCAGTCTTGCTCGACCTCATGACCAGGGAGCGGCGAGCGGCGACGCCCGGGCTGCGCCCGCTGGCAGAGCGAGCAGGCTTACTCGCTTGA
- a CDS encoding IS3 family transposase translates to MTPAWGIAGACRLTGVSRATLYRHRVPPLISRPRTARRPPPSALSEAEREQVLQLLNRPEYQDLAPAQVWARELDEGRWWCSESTMYRILRAAGQSGERRSQASHPARTKPELVADAANQVWSWDITKLRGPQKGVWFHLYTVIDIWSRYVVGHLVAAHEDGQLAEALIADAAARERVDADQLTVHADRGAAMTSKTVTQLLTDLKIGRSHSRPKTSNDNPYIEASFKTLKYDPTFPERFGSIQHARQHCEAFYTYYNHEHRHSGVGLHTPASVHHGTAGQIREQRQQTLDAAWAAHPQRFGRRRPRPPRLPDRAWINKPDNSDPEQTTASPVPNQPAAQS, encoded by the coding sequence CTGACCCCGGCGTGGGGCATCGCCGGGGCCTGCCGGCTGACCGGTGTTTCCCGCGCGACGCTCTACCGGCACCGCGTACCACCGCTAATCTCACGGCCGCGGACCGCGCGCAGGCCACCGCCGTCGGCGTTGTCCGAGGCGGAACGTGAGCAGGTGCTGCAACTGCTAAACCGGCCCGAGTACCAAGATCTGGCGCCGGCGCAGGTGTGGGCCCGCGAGCTCGACGAGGGCCGCTGGTGGTGCTCGGAGTCCACGATGTACCGGATCTTGCGGGCTGCCGGGCAGAGCGGCGAACGCCGCAGCCAGGCCAGCCATCCGGCCCGCACCAAACCCGAACTCGTGGCCGACGCGGCGAACCAGGTCTGGTCCTGGGACATCACCAAGCTGCGCGGCCCGCAGAAGGGCGTCTGGTTCCACCTCTACACCGTGATCGACATCTGGTCCCGTTACGTCGTCGGGCACCTGGTCGCCGCGCACGAGGACGGCCAGCTCGCCGAGGCGCTGATCGCTGACGCGGCCGCCCGCGAACGCGTCGATGCCGATCAGTTGACCGTGCACGCCGACCGTGGCGCCGCGATGACCAGCAAGACCGTCACCCAGCTGCTGACCGATCTGAAGATCGGCCGTAGCCACAGCCGTCCGAAGACATCGAACGACAATCCGTACATCGAGGCGAGCTTCAAGACGTTGAAGTACGACCCGACGTTTCCCGAGCGGTTCGGGTCGATCCAGCACGCCCGGCAGCACTGCGAGGCGTTCTACACCTACTACAACCACGAGCACCGGCACTCCGGGGTCGGCCTGCACACCCCGGCATCGGTGCATCACGGCACCGCCGGGCAGATCCGTGAACAGCGGCAACAGACCCTCGACGCGGCCTGGGCAGCGCACCCGCAACGGTTCGGCCGCCGCCGTCCACGCCCGCCCCGCCTCCCGGACCGGGCATGGATCAACAAACCCGACAACAGCGACCCCGAACAGACCACCGCCTCGCCCGTGCCCAACCAACCAGCAGCACAAAGCTAA
- a CDS encoding very short patch repair endonuclease — MTRSDDGGLLPKDGSKVWVTTAQGSHLRGRRTRDTAPEMALRRAVHALGFRFRLGRTLFNRCRPDLVFPGPRVAVFVNGCFWHGCPQHGPSRFRGPNAEKWETKIATNRARDQRVDNELVEAGWQVIRVWECEVRREAGEAAHRVAVEVRGRSRAATTRQSLVGPTAVGQHPAAG; from the coding sequence ATGACCCGATCCGACGACGGCGGTCTCCTGCCGAAGGATGGCTCCAAGGTCTGGGTTACCACAGCCCAGGGATCGCATTTGCGAGGACGGCGTACACGGGACACAGCTCCCGAGATGGCGTTGCGCCGCGCCGTGCACGCTCTCGGTTTCCGGTTTCGCCTGGGGCGAACCCTGTTCAACCGGTGCCGGCCGGACCTCGTGTTTCCCGGTCCACGCGTCGCGGTGTTCGTAAACGGATGCTTCTGGCACGGATGTCCACAACACGGACCCTCCCGGTTCCGGGGTCCCAATGCTGAGAAGTGGGAAACAAAGATCGCCACGAACAGGGCCCGTGATCAGCGGGTCGACAACGAGTTGGTCGAGGCCGGTTGGCAGGTGATCAGGGTGTGGGAGTGCGAGGTGCGCCGGGAGGCTGGGGAGGCGGCGCATCGGGTTGCTGTCGAGGTGCGTGGCCGGTCGCGCGCGGCCACCACCCGCCAGAGTCTGGTCGGCCCGACGGCTGTTGGTCAGCACCCCGCTGCTGGATAA